Proteins co-encoded in one Papaver somniferum cultivar HN1 chromosome 5, ASM357369v1, whole genome shotgun sequence genomic window:
- the LOC113280999 gene encoding 11-beta-hydroxysteroid dehydrogenase 1B-like encodes MEHFLIHKLLNLFLPPIIFIFLCIITPPYYLFKLVNTILIKPLFFVEDMTGKVVLVTGASSGIGEQLVYEYARRKAHLVIVARRKNLLDEVAKKARGFGSPDVLVVCADVTKVDDCEGFIKETINYFGRLDHLVNNAGISSLCPFKEAKNIPNFAPIMDVNFWGSVYTTHFAIPHLQKSKGRIVAIASVTGWLLAPKLSFYAASKAALISFYETLRVELQPDGVKITIASPGVIDSEMSQGKMLSKEGAMKVDKELSDGMKEAFLLGMIPIVSSEICAQTIVNGACRGDRSVSEPAYYGAFYLAKVFCPEIVHWIFTWMNSLKPAIKEPL; translated from the exons ATGGAACATTTCCTGATCCACAAGCTCCTAAACTTGTTTCTTCCTCCTATCATTTTCATCTTTCTATGCATCATAACACCTCCTTATTACCTCTTCAAACTTGTCAACACCATCCTAATCAAACCTCTTTTCTTTGTCGAAGACATGACCGGGAAAGTTGTTTTAGTTACTGGTGCTTCCTCCGGCATTGGCGAG CAACTAGTCTATGAGTATGCAAGGCGTAAAGCTCACTTAGTCATTGTTGCAAGAAGAAAAAATCTTCTTGACGAAGTTGCAAAGAAAGCTCGTGGATTCGGCTCCCCTGATGTTTTAGTAGTATGCGCGGATGTTACCAAAGTCGATGATTGCGAAGGATTCATCAAAGAAACTATAAACTACTTCGGACGTC TGGATCATTTGGTAAATAATGCTGGAATCTCTAGTTTATGCCCATTCAAGGAAGCCAAAAACATTCCCAATTTTGCACCTATTATG gATGTTAACTTTTGGGGATCAGTTTATACTACTCATTTTGCAATTCCACACCTTCAAAAGAGCAAAGGTAGAATTGTAGCGATCGCTTCAGTCACCGGATGGTTGCTTGCACCAAAACTTAGCTTCTATGCT GCTAGTAAAGCTGCATTGATAAGCTTCTACGAAACACTCAGAGTAGAGTTACAACCTGACGGGGTTAAAATAACGATAGCATCTCCAGGTGTAATCGATTCGGAGATGTCCCAAGGAAAGATGTTAAGCAAGGAAGGTGCAATGAAAGTTGACAAAGAGCTCTCAGAT GGCATGAAAGAAGCCTTCTTATTAGGCATGATACCTATTGTTAGTTCGGAGATATGTGCACAGACGATTGTCAACGGAGCATGCAGAGGAGATAGATCGGTATCAGAACCAGCTTATTATGGAGCTTTTTATCTGGCAAAAGTGTTTTGCCCAGAGATAGTTCATTGGATTTTTACTTGGATGAACTCTCTCAAACCTGCCATTAAAGAACCACTCTAA